The following proteins are encoded in a genomic region of Lytechinus variegatus isolate NC3 chromosome 7, Lvar_3.0, whole genome shotgun sequence:
- the LOC121418538 gene encoding stress-induced-phosphoprotein 1-like has protein sequence MADEALKLKEQGNAEYKKKNLDKAIELYTQAFEKDGTNISFITNRAAAHFEKGDYALCREDCLKAVEVGRENRADFKMIAKAFSRIASSYTKEDDLKNAMLYYDKSLAENRIPDTLKKRQEVEKKLKEAERLAYINPEKSEEEKALGNAAFKKGDYPTARKHYTEAIKRNPSNSKLYSNRAACYTKLAEFRLGLDDCEECIRLDPTFIKGYLRKGTILMGLHDYTKASSAFQQALELDSNNKEARDGVYKCSTYSMPTEGMSEEEIKMRAMNNPRVQKIMEDPAMRMILDQMQSNPGAVTEHLQNPEIAANIQTLMEAGLIKLSKGPAI, from the exons GCTTTGAAACTGAAGGAGCAAGGGAATGCTGAATACAAGAAGAAGAATTTAGATAAAGCCATTGAACTCTATACCCAAGCCTTTGAAAAAGATGGAACTAACATCTCGTTTATCACAAACAGAGCTG CTGCACATTTTGAGAAAGGAGATTATGCGTTATGCAGGGAGGATTGCTTGAAAGCAGTAGAAGTTGGCAGGGAGAATCGAGCTGACTTTAAAATGATTGCCAA AGCTTTTTCAAGAATTGCATCGTCATATACCAAAGAAGATGATCTAAAAAATGCAATGCTTTATTACGACAAGTCTCTCGCAGAGAATAGAATCCCAGATACACTGAAGAAGAGACAAGAG GTTGAGAAGAAGTTAAAGGAAGCAGAGAGATTGGCCTATATCAATCCCGAGAAATCAGAGGAAGAGAAGGCTTTAGGGAATGCTGCATTTAAAAAAG GTGATTACCCGACAGCCAGGAAACATTACACCGAGGCTATCAAAAGGAATCCAAGTAATAGTAAACTCTACAGCAACAGAGCTGCATGCTACACGAAGCTAGCAGAGTTCAGACTAGGTCTGGACGATTGCGAAGAATGTATCAGATTGGATCCTACATTCA TCAAAGGTTACCTCAGGAAAGGAACAATTCTAATGGGTTTGCATGATTATACCAAAGCTAGCTCAGCATTTCAACAGGCACTGGAACTTGATAGCAATAATAAG GAAGCCCGAGATGGGGTGTATAAGTGCTCAACCTACTCCATGCCAACAGAAGGAATGAGTGAGGAGGAGATCAAGATGAGAGCTATGAATAATCCAAGGGTTCAGAAGATCATGGAAGATCCTGCCATGAGAATGATTCTTGATCAGATGCAAAGTAACCCAGGGGCTGTCACAGA ACATTTACAGAATCCTGAGATCGCAGCTAACATTCAAACCCTTATGGAAGCTGGTCTTATTAAACTATCAAAAGGTCCAGCAATATAG